One region of Malania oleifera isolate guangnan ecotype guangnan chromosome 6, ASM2987363v1, whole genome shotgun sequence genomic DNA includes:
- the LOC131157215 gene encoding early nodulin-93-like, whose protein sequence is MAKNVGQSSMERTSSLQAALDQKLALAKRCSHEGAKAGARAAVLATIASAIPTMASVRFLPWARANLNPTAQALIISSAAGAAYFIVADKTILATARRNSFNQQASSSIPPKYY, encoded by the exons ATGGCAAAGAATGTCGGACAGTCTTCCATGGAGAGAACCAGCAGCCTGCAGGCGGCCCTTGACCAGAAGCTAGCCCTCGCCAAGCGGTGCTCCCATG AAGGTGCAAAAGCAGGAGCTAGGGCAGCTGTTCTTGCTACAATCGCTTCAGCCATTCCAACT ATGGCAAGTGTGAGGTTCCTGCCATGGGCAAGAGCCAATCTGAATCCAACTGCTCAAGCTCTCATCATCTCCTCAG CGGCGGGGGCAGCATATTTCATAGTAGCCGACAAGACAATTTTAGCAACCGCGAGGCGGAACTCCTTCAACCAGCAGGCCTCCTCCTCCATACCTCCCAAGTACTATTAA